The Actinomycetota bacterium DNA window CTACGTCGGCGACGGGAACAACGTCGCGCATTCCCTCCTCCTCGCCGGTGCCCTGGCCGGCATGGACGTCGTCGTCGCGACGCCTCCCGGTTACGAGCCGATCCCGCAGATGGCCAAGCGCGCCGCGATCATCGCCGAGTCGACCGGCGGCAGCGTCGAGGTGACCACCGACGCCGTGGCCGCAGTGACCGGCACCGACGTCATCTACACCGACGTGTGGGCCAGCATGGGTCAGGAGCGGGAGGCCGAGGAGCGGCGGCTGATCTTCGCGCCCTATCAGGTGAACTCGGTCCTGGCCGCCCGCGCGGCCGACGGCGCGATCGTCATGCACTGCCTGCCCGCCCACCGCGGCGAGGAGATCGCCGACGAGGTCATCGACGGGCCGCGTTCGGTCGTGTGGGATCAGGCGGAGAACCGGCTCCACACGCAGAAGGCGCTGATGGAGTGGCTGCTCCGATGAAAGCGCAGAGGCAGCGCCGCATCGTTCAGCTGCTGCGCCGGCAGCCGGTGTCGAGTCAGGATGAGCTTGCGCGCCTCCTGCGCAGGCACGGGGAGCAGGTCACGCAAGCGACGCTGTCGCGCGATCTCGAGGAGCTCGGCGCGATCCGGACGCGCGAGAACGGACGCGTCGTGTACCGCCTCCCCGAGGAGCCGCCCTCCGGCGAGAACTGGCTCCGGCACATGCTCCAGGAATTCATGCTCGAGGTCGAAGCCTCAGCGAGCCTCGTCGTGATCAAGACGCCTCCCGGAGGCGCGAACGCGGTCGCCCGGGCGCTCGACAGCGTGGGGCTCAAAGACGTGATCGGTACCGTCGCGGGAGACGACACGATCATGGTCGTATGCCGCGACGGCGTCCGCGGACAGACCGTGGCCCGTCGGCTGCGAGCGCTGGCCGGCCAGTTCGCGGAGATCCGCTCCGAAGGAGGTTCGTAGTGGCGCAGAGTCGTTGCGTCCTGGCGTACTCCGGTGGCCTCGACACGTCGGTGGCGATCGGATGGCTGCAGGACAAGTTCGGGTTCGAGGTCGTCGCCCTCGCCGTCGACGTCGGTCAGGGCGTCGACCACGAGGCGCTGATCGAGCGCGGCCGGGAGTGCGGCGCCACACGGACGATCGTCGTCGACGCCCGCGAGGAGTTCGCTCGCGACTTCGCCCTGCGTGCCCTTCGCGCTAACGCGCTCTACATGGGCAAGTACCCGCTCGTCTCGGCGCTGTCGCGCCCGTTGATCGTCCGGCATCTCGTGCGCACCGCGCGCGAGCTCGGCGCGAACGCCGTCGCACACGGGTGCACCGGTAAAGGCAACGATCAGGTCCGCTTCGAAGTCTCGGCCGCTGCGCTCGCCCCCGACCTCGAGGTCGTGGCGCCGGTGCGCGACGCCGGCCTTACGCGCGACGCGGCGATCGCCTACGCCGAGGAGCGCGGCATCCCCATCCCCGTCACGCGCTCGAGCCCGTACTCGATCGACGAGAACCTGTGGGGCCGCACGATCGAGTGCGGGGTGATCGAGGATCCATGGGAGACGCCGCCGGCCGACGCGTTCGCCTGGACCCGGGAGATCGCCGACACTCCGGATGAGCCCGAGCACCTTGTGATCGGCTTCGAGCGCGGGGCCCCCGTGTCGCTCGACGGTTCTGCCGTCGGTCTCGCCGACCTGATCACCCGGATGGGGGAGCGCGCCGGCGCGCACGGCGTCGGACGGATCGACATGATCGAGGACCGCCTGGTGGGCATCAAGAGCCGCGAGATCTACGAGGTCCCCGCCGCGCTGACGCTGATCGCCGCCCACCGCGACCTCGAGGACCTGACCCTCGAGCGCGGCCTGGGCGCGTTCAAGCGCCACCTCGAGCCGACCTACGCGGAGCTCGTCTACAACGGGCTCTGGTTCTCGCCGCTGCGCAACGCGCTCGACGCCTTCATCGAGTCCTCGCAGGAGCACGTCACCGGCGAGGTTCGCATCCGGCTGCATAAGGGGACCGCGACGATCGAAGGACGCCGCGCCGAGAAGCCGCTGTACACCCACGGCCTCGCCACCTACGAGTCCGGCGACGCCTTCGATCACCAAGCCGCGGCCGGCTTCGTGAAGCTTTGGGGCTTGCCGGTCAAGGTCTGGGCCGAGCAGCAAGGAACGGACGAGTGACGCGGCTCTGGGGCGGACGGTTCTCCAAGGACCCCGCGGCCGAGGCGATCGCCTTCACGACTTCGATCGGCTTCGACGTGCGCCTGGTCCACCTCGACTGCGCGGTGCTCGCGGCCCACACGCGCGCGCTCGCGCGCGCCGGGATCGTCCAAGAGGACGAAGCCGGCCGGGTCGCCGACGCGCTGAAAGACATCGCCGAAGACATCGCCTCCGGCGAGTTCGCCGTCTCGCCGGCCGACGAAGACATCCACTCGGTCGTCGAGCGCGCGCTGCTCGAGCGGCTCCCCGACGTAGCCGGGAAGGTCCGCGCCGGCCTATCGCGCAACGACCGCATCGCCGCCGCGTTCCGGCTGTGGGTGATCGACGCGATCGGGGACATCACCGCCCGGCTCGGCGGGCTGATCGAGACGCTTCGCTCGACCTCCGCGCGCCATCCCGACGCGGTGCTGCCCGGCTACACCCACCTACAGCGCGCCCAGCCGGTCCGGCTCGCCGACCACCTCGACGCGCACGCCGACGCTCTGGCGCGCGACGCCGACCGGATGGCCGACGCCGGTGACCGTGCCGATGCGTCGCCGCTCGGCGCCGCGGCGCTGGCCGGGACCACGCTGCCCATCGACCGGGACGCCACCGCTCAGGACCTCGGCTTCGCCGCCGTGATCTGGAACACGCTCGACGCGGTCTCGGCACGCGACTTCGCCGCCGAGTTCCTCGCGGCCGCAGCGATCTGCGGCGTCCACCTGTCGCGGCTCGCTGAGGAGATCGTACTCTGGACCACCACGGAGTTCGGCTTCGCGGAGCTCGACGACTCGTTCGCGACCGGCTCGAGCCTGATGCCGCAGAAGAAGAACCCGGACGTGGCCGAGCTCGTCCGCGGGAGGTCCGGCCGGCTGATCGGGAACCTGACCGGGCTCCTCGCCACGCTCAAGGGACTCCCGCTCGCGTACAACCGCGACCTCCAGGAGGACAAGGAGCCGGTGTTCGACACGGCCGACGCGCTCGCCGGGGTGGTGAGCGCGCTCGACGGCATGATCGGGACGCTACGCTTCCGAACCGACCGCATGGCGGAGGCCGCGTCCGACTGGACGCTGAAGGCCACCGCCCTCGCCGAGGAGCTCGTCCGCCGTGGAGTACCGTTCCGCGACGCGCACGAGGTGGTGGGGAAGCTCGTATCGAACGGAAGCTCGCCGCAGGCCGCGAAGAAGTCCGAGCTGTCCGCGCTCCACCGCGAGCTCCCCGACGCGGTACGCGCGATCTTCCCGAAGTAGCTCCTGCTCAGCCCTTCTTCGCGCGGCTGCGCGAAACCCGCGGCGGCTCGTCCGGCTGCTTCGGATACACCGGCGGCCACGGCGCGTCCATGAGCCCGTCGGCACGGTCGCGATCGTGCATCGCGAGGAATGGCTCGAGCGATCGTGGGTTCTCGTTCATCCCTTCCCAGGGATCCTCGCCGCCGGGGAAGCGCTCGGGCAGCGTCGCGATCGTGAGCTCGTCCGGGTGGATCGCGTCGATCTCGTCCCAGTGCAGCGGCGTGGACACCTGCGCGCCGGGCCGTGCGCGCACGCACCAGGCGCCGAAGACGGTCTTGTGCGGCGCGTTCTGGTTGTAGTCGATGAACACACGCTCGCCTCGGTCCTCCTTCCACCACTCGGCGGTGATCAGCTCAGGACGCCGCCGCTCGAGCTCTCGCGCGACCGCCACCGCCGCCGACCGGACCTGGTAGGAGTCC harbors:
- the argF gene encoding ornithine carbamoyltransferase; amino-acid sequence: MTERDFISIDDLDADELAHLLDRAAAMKADRTPTKVLAGKTIAMVFEKPSTRTRISFEVGIAELGAHPLPLSSAELQLGRGETIEDTGRVLSRYVHGVVVRTFEQERLERLADAASIPVINALSDLEHPCQALADLLTIREKKGKLKGVRLTYVGDGNNVAHSLLLAGALAGMDVVVATPPGYEPIPQMAKRAAIIAESTGGSVEVTTDAVAAVTGTDVIYTDVWASMGQEREAEERRLIFAPYQVNSVLAARAADGAIVMHCLPAHRGEEIADEVIDGPRSVVWDQAENRLHTQKALMEWLLR
- the argR gene encoding arginine repressor — encoded protein: MKAQRQRRIVQLLRRQPVSSQDELARLLRRHGEQVTQATLSRDLEELGAIRTRENGRVVYRLPEEPPSGENWLRHMLQEFMLEVEASASLVVIKTPPGGANAVARALDSVGLKDVIGTVAGDDTIMVVCRDGVRGQTVARRLRALAGQFAEIRSEGGS
- a CDS encoding argininosuccinate synthase, whose translation is MAQSRCVLAYSGGLDTSVAIGWLQDKFGFEVVALAVDVGQGVDHEALIERGRECGATRTIVVDAREEFARDFALRALRANALYMGKYPLVSALSRPLIVRHLVRTARELGANAVAHGCTGKGNDQVRFEVSAAALAPDLEVVAPVRDAGLTRDAAIAYAEERGIPIPVTRSSPYSIDENLWGRTIECGVIEDPWETPPADAFAWTREIADTPDEPEHLVIGFERGAPVSLDGSAVGLADLITRMGERAGAHGVGRIDMIEDRLVGIKSREIYEVPAALTLIAAHRDLEDLTLERGLGAFKRHLEPTYAELVYNGLWFSPLRNALDAFIESSQEHVTGEVRIRLHKGTATIEGRRAEKPLYTHGLATYESGDAFDHQAAAGFVKLWGLPVKVWAEQQGTDE
- the argH gene encoding argininosuccinate lyase; protein product: MTRLWGGRFSKDPAAEAIAFTTSIGFDVRLVHLDCAVLAAHTRALARAGIVQEDEAGRVADALKDIAEDIASGEFAVSPADEDIHSVVERALLERLPDVAGKVRAGLSRNDRIAAAFRLWVIDAIGDITARLGGLIETLRSTSARHPDAVLPGYTHLQRAQPVRLADHLDAHADALARDADRMADAGDRADASPLGAAALAGTTLPIDRDATAQDLGFAAVIWNTLDAVSARDFAAEFLAAAAICGVHLSRLAEEIVLWTTTEFGFAELDDSFATGSSLMPQKKNPDVAELVRGRSGRLIGNLTGLLATLKGLPLAYNRDLQEDKEPVFDTADALAGVVSALDGMIGTLRFRTDRMAEAASDWTLKATALAEELVRRGVPFRDAHEVVGKLVSNGSSPQAAKKSELSALHRELPDAVRAIFPK